The Microcoleus sp. bin38.metabat.b11b12b14.051 genomic interval CTTTGACTAATTGGTAAAGGTCAATTTGATTGGCGGAACGCGCCGAACCTCTGGCTATTTTAGATTTTTGATGGGAATTTTGAGAGTGAGAAATTGTTGGCGATTCTGGGGAAACAGCATCAATAAATTGGGTTTGTGGCAGATTTTCGTTAAGTTCTTCGGTTCCTTCAGTGCTGAATAAAATGGTGGGGCGACCGTATTCTTGGGCGATTTGTCCTGCTACTAATCCCAATACTCCTACGGGCCATTGGGGGTCACTGAGGACGATAACGCTAGTAGTTGAGAGGTCGAGTTTGGCTAGTTTTTCGGCCGCATCTTTGGCGACATCTTTTTGCAAAGATTTGCGCCGGGAGTTGGCAATTTCGGTTAAATTGGCTAGTTCTTCGCAGCGTTTTTTGTCGTGGCTGGTGAGGAGTTCTACGCAGAATCTGGCGGAGCCTTGAATGCGGCTGACGGCGTTGATTCGGGGGCCGAGGCCGAAGGAAATGTCGGTGGGGCGATCGCCTGTTTTTTTGCACAGTTCGAGCAATTTGGCAACTCCCGGGCGGGTGGGATTGGCGAGTTGTGTTTGTAGTTGTTCGATGCCGAGTTGGGCTAGGTAGCGGCAGTCTCCTGTGAGTTGGACTAAATCGGCAATTAAGCCGATCGCGACTAATGACAGTAAATCTGCGATCGGTCGCTGCGGAATGTCGGGCAAAGTGTGATATAGTGCTTCGATTAATTTGTAAGCTACCGCAACGCCGGAGAGGTTGAACAGTGGGTGGTGGGGTTCAAAATAGCGGGGATTGATAATCGCTGTGGCCCGAGGGCGATCGTCGGGTAATGTATGGTGGTCGGTGACAATTGTATCGATGCCTAAACTGGTGGCATATTCGATTTCAGCGATGTTTGTACTGCCAGTATCGCAGGTAATAATTAAGCTTATTCCCAATTTTTGCAAGCGGTCAATTCCTGGAACATTGAGTCCGTGAGATTCGCTTAAGCGGTTGGGGATGTAATAAATTAGTTGCTCGTCTTTAACAAAATATTCTCCTAATCCGTCCCACAAAACCGCTGTTGATGTGATGCCATCAGCATCGAAATCTCCCCAGATTGCAACTTTTTCGGCGCTGTTGATTGCTTGCTGAATTCTGGCGATCGCCCACTTCATTTCTAGTCCGAATTCAAACGCACTTGCTGGCTGGTAAAGTTTGGGATTTAAGAAACCAGGTAGTTGTTCTGGGTTGTGAATTCCTCTATCCCACAGAAGTGCTGCGGCATAGTTTCCCGGGAGTTCCGGGGCGTGCTTTCTGACAGCTTGCACCAGCCAATTTGGCGGTTGGGATAACGGTGGATTTTGCCAGTTTTGAGAAAGTTGAGTCATCGGTTATTTCATAAATTCTACTAGGGCTTCGCTTCACCAACAATTCCCAATGCGTTGAGACTTGAAACTGTCCGACCGAAGAGTTTGCATACTAAAAAGTTTAGTTAAATAGATATTTCGTCGATTATAGCAAGATTGGGCAGCCAATTTGCAGGAGTTTGTGGGGGAAAATTTGGCGAGTAAGCTGTGGTTTCTAGGGTGCGGTTGCAGCGAGTGGCGAATTGACAGGAATCGCAAAGATTGGCGCTAATGTCTACTTGGGGCAAAAAATCGCCGCCTTCGCTGTAGCAATGGCGCCAGTTGCTGAGCTTGTGTAAGAGGCTGGTTAAATCTTGTTTGGTGCGATCGTGCTCTGCTTGGCTGTAGGAAAAAGTTAGTTTTTGCGGCGGTTCTTCTCCTCGCAATTGCACGAACCAGTATGTCATGGATACTTGTTCTGGGGAATAGTCGCTGGTTTCAACTAAGACATATAAATAAAGGCGAGTTTGCCAACTTTCGGCTATCCGTTTTGATTTTTGAGGGCGGGGATAGGTTTTCCAGTCAAGAATTTGAGCTGTATTTGGTTCGGCGATTAATAAGTCATAAATCGAGGTGAACAGGTAGTCTTGAACAATGAGGGTGCGGAGGTGTTCGGCTTGGCGGAAAATTTGGTCGCTATTTTCTGAAGTCGCGAAAATTTCGGGTGCGGCCGAGATCAAGGCTGAGACACAGCGTCCTATTTCCGGGTCTTGTTGGGTGATAGATTCGATCGCCAATCCGAGCTCTCGCTGCTGCATCAACAGGTGAAATCGGCTTCCCCAGGCGAGTTTTTCTTGGTGTTCTGGCGAGGTGGTGGTGGCGAGCAGTTCTAGATAGCTGTGTTGGAATTTGCGGGGACATTCCTCGAAGATTTTGAGTTGAGTTTGGGAGAGTCGGAACATTTTTGAGTGTGATGTTGTGGGGTTTGCGTCAGATTTGGTAAGCTGATTTTTTTAGGTAGGCTATCTGCAATCAAAATGTTTGATCGTTCGGACTTTATACCAATTTTCTAAAGATTTGCTAGAGATGAACTCTTAGCCCCCCCTTAGTAAGGGGGGGGTTGGGGGGGTGATTATATAACACTACTTTAGAAAAATGGTATTAGTCCTCTGAATCGGAGGACTAAAGTCCGAACGATCAAACAAGCCAATCTGATTATTTATGGTCGTTCGATCCCACAGGATCTAAAATACTTAAATTGACAGTTCGGGAAAGGCAAGGCCGTATCCTTGGCAATTTTCCCGATATTGAAATTATGGGATTAAAATCAATCAGCGACATCCCAAGGAATCGCGAGTATCAACCCCTGTTTGAGAATTAACCCCGCTGGCTTTGCCGCACAATTCTTTAATTTGTGCGCCGTCCATGATTGAGTCAGTAAAATCAGCGCCTGTGATATTAACTCCGTCAAAGGTAGAACGCAGCAAAATTGTTTCTACTAAAATGGCATCGCTTAAATCGGCATTAGTAAATTTAACTTGATCGATCATAGCATTAGTTAAATTGGCGCCGTGTAAATTTGCCTGAGTCATTACCGAAGCGCTCATAATTGCTCCGCGCAAATCGGCCTTAGAAAAATTAGTTAAGTCCATATTAGCGTTAGAAAATTCAGCCGATCGCAGGATTTGACCGGAAAAATCGCGTCTTGTCAGTTCGGCGTTGCTGAAGGAGAGCGGCGGAGCGTAATATTTAGATTGAGCTTGGGCTGCGCGCGGCAGGATGAAGATGGTTAGCGCTAAGAGGAATGCTGCTAGTTGGCGGAGTTTCATAAGTCTGAGATTCTCGCAAGGTGGGTATTTCGTAGTGTATCCCGAACTTTGGTCGATCGCCTAAACAGTTACAATCTAAATTAATAGCGATGGAGATGAAAAACAAGATATGCTAAATTTTTTCTTAACTTGGATAGTAGCCGCAGTTTCGCTGGTAATTACCGCTAACATCGTACCAGATATTGCGGTGACGAGCTTTCCGGCGGCGATGCTGGCTGCTGTAGTTATCGGATTTGTGAATGCGGTTGTCAGGCCAATTATTACATTGCTGACTCTGCCTTTGAGTATTCTTACTTTAGGTTTGTTTTTGTTTGTGGTGAATGCGATTTCGCTTTCCTTGGCTTCGTGGTTGGCGGGTGCATTCAATATCGGCTTTGCGGTTAACGGTTTTTGGCCTGCTTTGTTCGGTTCGATTGTGTTGTCGTTTGTTTCTGGGCTGATTGGCCGATTTGTGAATGCCGGCAGTGTTGAGTAGTCAGATATTATCCTAGATTGTCGATCGGGCAAACTGCAACCGCTACTGTAACACAGCCGAGTTTTTTGTCCGAGCGAATTATTGTTTTCGGAACTAACAGCGGATGCGAAGCGCCCATCAACGGAGAGAAACGCAGATGATTGATGGATATCTGCGTTTTTTGCTGTTGATGGGCGGTGACAATTTGGGCGATCGCGCAAACTGCCGCTGCTTCTGCTACGCTGGGCGTACCGACTGTTTTTGCTGCAATACCTGAAGGATTGGGGACTTCGACGGAACTTAAGATATCAGCAGGAAAGGTTTTTAACGGCCAGTTTCGGGCTTGACAAAGTTCCAGCAAGCCGACTTCACCTGCTTTAGAGTCTATTGTAGCAATACCTGCGATCGCACCTTCAGCTAAATGATAACTGCGACAGACACTTTGAATCGCAGATTCGATTAATTCTCGCGAAGTTCCAGCTTGACAACCAATCCCAATCCACAACACTCTCGGATGCCACTGAACCTTTGGCAAAACAGATTCCGGCGCAAATCTTCTCTGAGTAAAACTAATCCAAATTCGCCCTTTAATAGTTGACAGATTTTCCCCATCCCAACACAAACAATGTTTTTTGGGCAGACTATTTCGCCACAAAGTAGAACCAACTTCTTGAATTACTTCTACAGTTTCCCCTCTCTTCATCGCGGCCGCCACTCCCACCCAGTCGCCCCTCCCGCGACTCCACCCGCTGGGAGTATCTACCATATTTAACGTAAATCCATCGCTCATAATTTCATTTTCTATTCCGTAGTTTCACTGAGACTAAAATCTTAATTATTTTTTTAACACAATCCATCAAAAAAAATGTATGATCGTAGCACAAATTGCCAAACCAAAAAACATTTAATATGGTAGAAATGAACCAGTTACTGTTAGAGTTTGAAAGCAACCTCACAGGGGAAGCAGTAACCGAAGAATGGAAAGAACTTCGTGACAGTTGGGTGATGGAAGTACAAGAAGCATTTGATCAGTCACAGCTAGCAGAACTTCTAGTTCAATTAGAATCAAACATCGAGTGGGAAGCTGTACAAAATCAATGGCAAAACCGCCGGGAAAGCTGGGTAGCAGAATGTGAGTCAGCATCGACTGTTGAAGAAGTATCAAGTTTATTGCTGGAACTAGAAAGCAATACAACTTGGGAAGCATTTAGCGATGAATGGCAGGATAATCGGGAGAATTGGGTACGGCAAATGTACGAATTTAACGATGAGTAATAATTCCCTCAATCAAAATCTATTTTCATGCTCAATGATCTCCCCTCTGTGCGGTTGATAGTCTCGCTTCCCTCCATTACTTTAAATCCCGCTCGCTTGTATAAATGCAGGGCCGGATTTGAGCTTCTGACACTCAGCGATACCGATGGATAAGATGCTTTAGCTGCTGACAATACATGAGCCAGCAATTGGGTTCCTACACCCTGATTTGTATATTCTGGAAGAACCGCAATTGCCAATTCTGGGATACTATCATCAATCCAGCCAAATCCCTTGTCATCCCCTGTCAACAAACGCAGCCACGCGGCTCCTATCGGCTGGCTGCTATTCAATGTGGCTACAAAGCCCATATCGCCTGTACGTCCCCAATGCTTGACATATTTCGCAATTAAAGGATGATTTACAACAGCTTCCACTGTTGATTCGCCTTCTTCTGCCATGTGCGCCGCGACGTAGAGCATTTGCCACAAAAAAGGCTCGTCTTCCTGCGTTAGCGATCGAATAGAATACTCTAAGATTTTGTCCATAAGTAGAAGGAAGTTCGGCAACGAGGAATGTACGGAATGTAACGGATGTGTGCAAGAATAGAACTCTTGCAAAAATTGAAAACTATCTTGAAACTATCTGCGTTTATCTGTGTTTATCTGCATTGTATCTGCGGTTAACCGGCTTTATCAAAGATTCATGCAATCTTGTCAAATGACAAATGACAAATGACTAATCCTTAACTAAAACTCCATTTAGAAAAATCTCTGCCAATCCTTCCGCCATTTCCTGCATTTCCTGCGGAGAAGCATTGGGTTCCATAATTGTATTCTGACTGAAACCGGCGACAGCAAACATTCCCAAAAATACCTGAGCGACAATCTTTGGATTCATCTTCCGATAAACTCCTTTTTCCATTGCCGTTTCAAAAAAAGCCTCAGCCACAACGCTCATTTTTCCGATGACTTCTAACTGAATTTTATCCCTCAAATCGGGATGAAACTGCGCCTCCAAAAAACAAACCCGCATCATATCGCTATTTTCGCGGATATTCAACATCCGCCTACGCATGACTTGAGCCACAGCTTTGTAACTACCCATCTCGCTCAATTCAGTCAGCAAATCTGTTAGTATTTCCACCCATCCTTCCGTCGCCACCTCAATCAAAATCGCTTTTTTATTATCAAAATGCCGAAATAGCGTACCCTCTGCCACCCCCGCCGCCGCTGCTAAATCGCGAGTAGTCGTACCGTCATATCCGCTGCGAGCAAATAACCGCTGAGCTGCTTGTAAAATTCGTTTCTTAGTTTCTGTTTCTGAAGGAGGAGACTGATTAAAAATTCGCATGGCTTTGGAATGGGTAATTGGCGATTTAGTTAGAAGGAAGAAGGAAGAAGTCCGATGGAAGTCGGAAGAAGTCCGATGGAAGTCGGAAGTCGGAAGAAGGAAGAATGCCTTTCGGCTTGGCTCAAGGTAAACAGAAGTTAGAAGACATACACAGCAAGCTTGAGCGCGAGCCCTATTTTACGTTTAATTAGGTGGATTCACTTGGAACTGTGGGTTTGGGACGGGCGGGCGAAATAATGTTAAGTTTTAAGCTGTGCGCGATTTTAATCTCAAACTCAAAACTCCTTGCCGAACCCCAGACCATTTTTGTGATTTGCTGTATCAGCGTAACATCTGCGGCGCAACAGATCGCTTATGCCTCAAAAAATCTTTATCCTTAAACAAGAATCTCTTGTATTCGGCACAAACCTCAGGTTTGACAATCCAAAATCTAAAATCTAAAATCTAAAATCGAATGATCCCGCTGTTCCAAAAACCTCGCGTGGCGAAGCTATCCCATAGGGAATCGCCCAAACGTAAAACTCGATTCATCGCCTCCCTACTCGCGGCTGTGCTGCTGTGGTGGGGGATTTCACCCGAAATCGCCCTCGCCCGCGAGAACCCCGCTAGCGGCTCCCAATTAGTGTCTGTGCAACCGTCGCTCGATCGCGTAATCAAGCAAGTCACGGAATTTAAGCTCGACAATGGCATGACTTTCGTGGTGCTCGAAAGGCCCAGATCCCCGGTAGCATCGTTTCTAATTCACGCCGACGTGGGAGGGGCTAACGAACCCGACGGCCAAACCGGAGTCGCCCACTACCTGGAACATTTAGCATTTAAAGGTACGCCAAAAATCGGCACTACTGACTACAAAGCCGAAAAACCGCTGCTAGAAAAACAAGATCAACTCTTCGAGCAAATGCAAGCAGCGAAGGCTAGTAGCAAAACTGAAGAAGTCGCCAAATTCAAGGCAGAATTTGACAAGGTTGAAACAGATGCTTTGCAATTTGTCAAGCGCAATGAATTCGGCAAAATCGTCGAACAAGCAGGCGGAGTTGGACTAAATGCCGCTACTTCTATCGACTCGACTATGTATTTTTATAGTCTCCCCGCTAACAAATTAGAACTGTGGATGTCGCTGGAATCTGAGCGTTTTCTAGAGCCTGTGTTTCGGGAATTTTATAAGGAAAAACAGGTAATTCTAGAAGAACGGAGGCTGCGAACTGAAAATTCGGCGATCGGGCAAATGGTCGAAGTTTTTGCTGACAAAGCTTTCTCTGTTCATCCTTACCGTCGCCCGGTAATTGGCTACACTGAAGATATTAAGAACCTCACCCGTAGCCAAGTGCAGACTTTTTTCGATAGTCACTACATCCCCAGCAAACTGACTGTGGCCGTTGTAGGAGACGTGAAAGCTGCCGAGGTGAAGCGTCTCGCTCAAATTTATTTCGGCCGCTACAAGGCGAAACCAGCGCCTCCTGAATTGCAGATTGTGGAGCCTCCCCAAACGCAAACAAAGGAAGTCACGCTGAAGTTAAAAACTCAACCTTGGTATTTGGAAGGATACCACAGGCCGGCGATGAATCATCCCGACAATGCGGTTTATGAAATCATTGGTTCTTTGCTCAGCAGCGGCCGCACTTCTCGGCTTTACAAATCCTTGGTAGAACAACAGCAATTGGCGCTAGCTGCTCAAGGTTTTAGCGGTTATCCGGGGGAAAAGTACCCGAATTTGATGCTGTTTTACGCTCAAACTGCTCCTGGCAAAACGGTTGATGAGGTGGCGGTGGCTTTGAGCAAGGAAATCGATCGCCTAAAAACTGATCCGGTGTCTGCTTTGGAGCTGGAGCGGGTGAAAACTCAGGCGAGAGCGGGTTTGTTGCGATCGCTCAATTCTAATATGGGTATGGCTTTTTCGCTGCTGGACTATCAAGTGAAAACTGGTTCGTGGAAAAATTTGTTTAAGCAATTGGATGCGATCGCGGCTGTTGCTCCTGCTGACATTCAACGTGTCGCTAAGGCAACTTTCCGCCCGGAAAATCGCACGATTGGTAAGCTTTTGTCGCTTTAAGAAGAAGGAAGAAGTGTTAACTTAAGGTCAAACCCTCAGTCCGGCAGGGGTTTAAACCCCTGCCTCATAGCGAAAGTCCTCTAAAGAGGACTCATGAGTTATTTAGTCCTCTTCAGAGGACTTTCGCTATAAGAGGGGGACTTCAGTCCCTGGCGGTTTTTTGGGCTTAAGTTGACACGAAGGGGAAGAGGACAGAATAAAGAAATAAGGGAGAAATTCTGGTTTCCAGGCTTTATCTGGGAACGCAGATCCAGAGGCTGTGCCTCCTCGAATCGTCAAAAGATAAATATTAGGAGCAAGAATGAAAAGGACTAAATTGAGACTGAAAAAAGTAAAGTTATTTCTGCTGGCATTTTGCTTTTTTACTGTTTCACTTGGCACATTTAATTTATTACCTTCCCTAGCGGCTGGGCCGAAGCATTACGATGAATTAAAATTCCCGCCGGTGCCAGAAATCAAACTGCCTAAATACACTCGCTTCGAGCTAAAAAATGGCATCCGCGTGTATCTGATGGAAGATAAAGAACTACCGCTAGTGGGGGGAACGGCGCTATTTCGCACGGGCGATCGTTTTGAACCTGCTGACAAAATCGGATTAGGAGGTTTGACTGGAGAAGTGATGCGAACTGGTGGCACGAGCCGGCATACGGCTGATGAATTAAATCAGTTGCTAGAACAGCGAGCAGCTTCGGTAGAAACGGGGATTGATATTACTTCTGGTAGCGCTAATTTTAGTGCTTTAGCTGAAGATGTAGAACCTGTTTTTGATTTGTTTTCGGAAGTGATTCGCGAGCCAAGTTTTGCTAAGGAAAAGTTGGATTTAGCTAAGAATCAAGAGCAAGGTGGCATCGCTCGCCGCAATGACGATCCTAACGATATTACGGGCCGGGAGTTTCAAAAGTTAATTTATGGCGATCGCAGTCCCTACGCGCGCACAGCAGAATACAAGACTATCGCCAATATTTCCCGGGACGATTTGGTGGGTTTCTACCAGAAGTATTTCCACCCCAAGAATATGATTTTGGGTATTTCTGGCGACTTTGATACTGCTAAAATGCGATCGCTCGTGGAGCAAAAATTCGGCAATTGGGAACCGACTAAAAGTGCAGAAGTGCCACCCTTACCAACGGTATCGCCCGCCACTCAAGGCGGCATATTTTTGGTGAATCAGCCGCAATTGAGTCAAAGTTACGTGCAGATGGGGCATTTGGGCGGGATGTTGAACAGCCCAGATTACGGTGCTCTTGACGTAATGAACGGGGTTTTGAACGGTTTTGGCGGGCGTTTGTTCAATAATGTGCGATCGCGCCAAGGCTTAGCCTACACGGTTTACGCGGCTTGGAGTCCGAGATTTGACTATCCTGGGACGTTTGTAGCTGGGGGTCAAACGCGATCGGACGCGACAGTACCGTTTATCAAGGCAATTCGCGCTGAGATCGATCGAATCCGCACCGAACCAATTACCGCCGAAGAATTAGCTTTTGCTAAAGATTCTACCGTCAATTCTTTCATCTTCAAATTTGAAAATCCGAATCAAACTTTGTCGCGATTAATGCGCTACGAATACTACGGTTATCCCGAAGATTTCATTTTTCGCTACCGCCGCAGCGTCGAAGCAGCGACAATTGCTGACGTGCAGCGCGTAGCTAAGACTTACTTGAAACCTGAGAATTTGGTAACGTTAGTAGTAGGAAATACTGATGGAATTCAACCGCCATTATCGAGTTTAGGAACTTCGGTAAAAGTGCAATCTGTTGATATCACAATTCCCTCGGCGACTTAATCGATGATTCGTGTGACGCATCAGACTATTGTGTGGTGCGTCACTGTGAGATTGTGGATGATCTAATTTGTAAATTTTCGATGGCGAACCTTACGGCTACTGAATAATATAATGAATATCAACACGCCAGAGCAATTCGAGTTAGTTTTATGTTCTAGTATAGAAAGTCAAGAATTTGTCAGATTAACTTTAGGAAAATATAGAGGAGAAGAAGACGGTTTAACTAAAATTATTGTGAGAATCGTACAATTTAAATCAAGCATAAAACTTTCTTTTACCTATAGCTACAAAACCAAAGAAATAGTAAAAAACCACCCAATCGAAGAGGGAGTAGACTTAATCAAAACCCTTATTGGCAGTGAATTCATGAGTATTAGATTATTCTCAATCAAGCAAGATGTTCAACTTGAATATGGCAGAGATAAAAATCCTAAACTTCATTTTATTAAACCCACTTTTGCCAATCCTGTTGATACGACTCCCCAGGAACACGATCACAGGAAGAAACGGTATATTGAATCCGAAAATAATGTATATCTCAGAGCATTAGGCATTACCAATAATCAAGGTAATGTCGTAAAAACGATGGAAGATAAGTTCAGACAGATAAATAAATTTGTTGAAATCATACATGGCTTACTTGAATCATCAGGATTGGCAGCGAAGAGTCATATCTCTGTAGTTGATATGGGTTCAGGTAAGGGATACTTAACCTTCGCAATATATGATTTTTTGAACAATATTTTAGACAAAGAAGCATCAGTTGTCGGTATAGAAAGCAGAATACATTTAGTAGATTTTTGTAACTCTGTTGCCCAATCAGTTAATTTTGAAAGGTTACATTTCGAGCAAGGAAATATTAGTAACTATAGCGCAGAAAAATCTGACATAACCATCGCACTTCATGCGTGCGATACTGCAACAGATGATGCGATTTATAAAGGGATACAGTCTGATTCTTCTTTGATCATCCTAGCACCATGCTGCCACAAGCAAGTTAGGAAACAGATTCATCCGAATATAGTTTTGAAGGATCTCCTAAAGTCTGGTATTTTGCTAGAGAGGCAATCGGAAATAGTGACTGATGGATTAAGGGCACTTTTACTTGAGTTATCTGGCTATAAGACTAAGGTTTTTGAGTTTATAGCTGCTGAACATACGAGTAAAAATATAATGATTGTGGGAATCAAAAGCAATCATAGTATTAATAACGAGCAGATTGTTGAACAAATCAAAGAAATCAAAAAACTTTATGGAATTAACTTTCACTATTTAGAAACTTTACTATTTCCCGACCTCTTTCTTTACCCTAATTTAGCTACTATAATTAATCCTGAGTTGGTAAACGATTGCCCTATAACTTAGGCTTAGCTTGAATTCGCCGAAGTGCATATTTTCCGATTTTGTAATATGGGAACTTCGGTAAAAGTGCAATCTGTTGATCTCATAATTCCATCGGCGACTTGACGATGATTCGTGTGACGCAGCAGACTATTGTGTGGTGCGTCGCTATGAGATTGTCGATTTTATTTGTGGATTTTGGATAGCGACACACCCTACGGCGAACTGTGTTTGGTAGGGTGCATCGCTGCTAAAAATCGTATATTTTTTGTGAATTTGCAATGGCGACGCACCTGACTATTGTGTGGTGCGTCGGTGTGAGATTGTCGCTCTTGGTTGTGAATTTGCGATCGCGACACACCCTACGGCTACCGCAAAATACAACCCGGAGAAACGAGGTTGGTTTCGGAGTGGTCGGGAATTCGGATGGCAGTAAGCTTGTTGCATCCTTGCGATTGACGCTCCATGTATTGTTTGTCAATTCCCCAGCCGCTTATCCATCACCTGAACAAGAACCATACAGTAATGCAGTAATCTACACATCACAAGTAAGGTAAACCGTACACCCTACTTTTTTATAGTCAATATAATTAATGAGTTAGCTTATTGAGCACAAAAGAAAAGGAAAAAATGCAAAACATTGAACATCAAGTTGGTGAATTAGTCGTCACTCAGCGTAAAATAGATGGCTATATTAGTGCGAATAAATTAACAAAAGCATACCAGAAGCAAACAGGTAAATATCGAAACCCTAACCAGTGGTTTGATAAGGATAGAATTAATGAATTTTTAGAGCTTTTATCTTCTAAAACAGGACTTGAAGTTTATGAACTCGTCCAAAAAAAAGGAGAGGGTAAAAACTGCGAAACCTGGATTCATCCTAAGCTGGCTGTTTCCTTTGCCACGTGGCTATCTCCCGAATTTGAAATGATGGTGTCTGAATGGGTAGAACTATGGCTTTTTGCAGGTCAAGCGCCGGCAACTCAAGAGCCTGTTGCTTTACATCCTTATCAGCGCGTTTGGTACGAACGCTTAAGGCTGTTTGAGCAAAATACAACGCTACCTAAAGGTCAATGGTGTATTTTTGAGGAAATCGGTAAATTAATGAGGAAATTAGAAGCGAAAAACATACTCTTATATGATAGATCAACTATTGATATTTCAGTAGGGAGAGCCTGGTGTACATGGTTGAGACAAAACAAATTTGACACCGACTTCGAGCAATATACCCACCATTATCCCGATCGAAGGGGTGAACAATTAGCTAATGTTTATCCTTATGATTTACTGGGAAAATTTCATCAATGGCTAGAAGACACTTACATACCTGACAAATTTCCTGAATATGTCAGACAATTTGTAAATCCCGAAGAGTGCAAGTTAATTTCAGAAGCTCTTGGCTGTGAAATTAAACCCGTCAACAAAAGGCTGAAAAGCAATAATGATTCTAGGAATAATGAGTGAACGATATGGAGCTTTGCTCAGACATGATGCTCCTGCAATAAAGTTAACCGTCACATTAAGTATGCCAAACTCTCAAGCGTTGGGTAGAGTATAGAACCCTACGGCGAACTGTATTTTGTAGGGTGCGTCGCTGCCGAAACTTCGCTGGAATTTGTAAATTTTTGAGCGACGCACCTGACGATTGCGCGGTGGGGATATGTGAGATTGTAGATCGAATTTGGGAATTTGCGATCGCGACGCACCCTACGGCTAACTAACGAACATCCCGCCGTTTCAAGCCAACAAATCGGGATCGACACCCAACTCCCGCAACTTTGCCGCCAATAAATCCGCCCGATCGCGTTCCTGTTCCGCCCGCAGGCGTTCCTGTTGGGCCTCTTCCGAGCTCCACAGCAGCAAATTTCCCTGCGAATCCCACCAGCGCAGCCAGTTAATAGTTTGCCCCAGCCGTTCCCCCGGCCAAATCCCCAGCCACAAATCCAACTCTGGAATCCGCACCCGTCCTGACGCATCAGCAGCCTGCGTTTCATAGGCTCCATTTTGCAGATACCGCACTTCCAGCTTGGGCTCGTAGGGGTCGTAAGTCACATAGGTGGGCACTTGCAGAATGTGTTCGTAGAAGTAGAGCTTGCCGTAGGGAGGAGTCGATCGCACAGACAATTCGCCATAATCTTCATTAGACAAAAACTCCATCACCACCGATACCGGCGCACCCTCCAGATTCGGCGTGTAGCTGCGGCGAATCGTGCCCTCTGCGACTCGATGCACTTGCGGCACGTAAAGCCAATCCGGCGCTTTGACTACAGTCTTGTTATTGATAGTTGCTACCAATCCAAAATTAGAAGCAATTAGGGCATTTTGTTCGATACATCCGGCTGCCCCCAAAGCATCGGTAAGGCCGGCTGCAAGGGGCGGTTGTTGAATATTTTCCACAGGATCGTCCGGTAATACAAAGTCGGCTGGTA includes:
- a CDS encoding TetR/AcrR family transcriptional regulator, with amino-acid sequence MRIFNQSPPSETETKKRILQAAQRLFARSGYDGTTTRDLAAAAGVAEGTLFRHFDNKKAILIEVATEGWVEILTDLLTELSEMGSYKAVAQVMRRRMLNIRENSDMMRVCFLEAQFHPDLRDKIQLEVIGKMSVVAEAFFETAMEKGVYRKMNPKIVAQVFLGMFAVAGFSQNTIMEPNASPQEMQEMAEGLAEIFLNGVLVKD
- a CDS encoding pitrilysin family protein, which codes for MIPLFQKPRVAKLSHRESPKRKTRFIASLLAAVLLWWGISPEIALARENPASGSQLVSVQPSLDRVIKQVTEFKLDNGMTFVVLERPRSPVASFLIHADVGGANEPDGQTGVAHYLEHLAFKGTPKIGTTDYKAEKPLLEKQDQLFEQMQAAKASSKTEEVAKFKAEFDKVETDALQFVKRNEFGKIVEQAGGVGLNAATSIDSTMYFYSLPANKLELWMSLESERFLEPVFREFYKEKQVILEERRLRTENSAIGQMVEVFADKAFSVHPYRRPVIGYTEDIKNLTRSQVQTFFDSHYIPSKLTVAVVGDVKAAEVKRLAQIYFGRYKAKPAPPELQIVEPPQTQTKEVTLKLKTQPWYLEGYHRPAMNHPDNAVYEIIGSLLSSGRTSRLYKSLVEQQQLALAAQGFSGYPGEKYPNLMLFYAQTAPGKTVDEVAVALSKEIDRLKTDPVSALELERVKTQARAGLLRSLNSNMGMAFSLLDYQVKTGSWKNLFKQLDAIAAVAPADIQRVAKATFRPENRTIGKLLSL
- a CDS encoding pitrilysin family protein, whose protein sequence is MKRTKLRLKKVKLFLLAFCFFTVSLGTFNLLPSLAAGPKHYDELKFPPVPEIKLPKYTRFELKNGIRVYLMEDKELPLVGGTALFRTGDRFEPADKIGLGGLTGEVMRTGGTSRHTADELNQLLEQRAASVETGIDITSGSANFSALAEDVEPVFDLFSEVIREPSFAKEKLDLAKNQEQGGIARRNDDPNDITGREFQKLIYGDRSPYARTAEYKTIANISRDDLVGFYQKYFHPKNMILGISGDFDTAKMRSLVEQKFGNWEPTKSAEVPPLPTVSPATQGGIFLVNQPQLSQSYVQMGHLGGMLNSPDYGALDVMNGVLNGFGGRLFNNVRSRQGLAYTVYAAWSPRFDYPGTFVAGGQTRSDATVPFIKAIRAEIDRIRTEPITAEELAFAKDSTVNSFIFKFENPNQTLSRLMRYEYYGYPEDFIFRYRRSVEAATIADVQRVAKTYLKPENLVTLVVGNTDGIQPPLSSLGTSVKVQSVDITIPSAT
- a CDS encoding SAM-dependent methyltransferase; this encodes MNINTPEQFELVLCSSIESQEFVRLTLGKYRGEEDGLTKIIVRIVQFKSSIKLSFTYSYKTKEIVKNHPIEEGVDLIKTLIGSEFMSIRLFSIKQDVQLEYGRDKNPKLHFIKPTFANPVDTTPQEHDHRKKRYIESENNVYLRALGITNNQGNVVKTMEDKFRQINKFVEIIHGLLESSGLAAKSHISVVDMGSGKGYLTFAIYDFLNNILDKEASVVGIESRIHLVDFCNSVAQSVNFERLHFEQGNISNYSAEKSDITIALHACDTATDDAIYKGIQSDSSLIILAPCCHKQVRKQIHPNIVLKDLLKSGILLERQSEIVTDGLRALLLELSGYKTKVFEFIAAEHTSKNIMIVGIKSNHSINNEQIVEQIKEIKKLYGINFHYLETLLFPDLFLYPNLATIINPELVNDCPIT
- a CDS encoding KilA-N domain-containing protein is translated as MQNIEHQVGELVVTQRKIDGYISANKLTKAYQKQTGKYRNPNQWFDKDRINEFLELLSSKTGLEVYELVQKKGEGKNCETWIHPKLAVSFATWLSPEFEMMVSEWVELWLFAGQAPATQEPVALHPYQRVWYERLRLFEQNTTLPKGQWCIFEEIGKLMRKLEAKNILLYDRSTIDISVGRAWCTWLRQNKFDTDFEQYTHHYPDRRGEQLANVYPYDLLGKFHQWLEDTYIPDKFPEYVRQFVNPEECKLISEALGCEIKPVNKRLKSNNDSRNNE